In Carboxydothermus pertinax, a genomic segment contains:
- a CDS encoding MBL fold metallo-hydrolase, with the protein MARISTLTLPTPYLVGDVNIYLVEDKKLTLIDTGAPTEESLAALEAGLKKYGYEIRDVSEIIVTHFHPDHFGLAQYLAHKANIPIRIHPLELYSLNEEQENVMSIVSKWGLPKELFDAVVKHNYTIAKKFSKQEVRFIPLHTKEIIKTGDFEFKVIHTPGHSLGHVALYELKNKYFISGDFILKNIFPNPLIAQVEGQRIPTLPLFLKSLNNVFELAVEMVFPAHQDKFSELSEVIISIKNHYFQKTLEVYEAVKKLKKANLYEISQNIYPEEIKEQTFLVLSKVLGCLDLLQSVELVRENHGLYEIAAKDLSGGKKLLNERYFHLYKPGEEI; encoded by the coding sequence AAACTTACATTAATTGATACTGGGGCGCCAACAGAAGAGTCTCTCGCGGCTTTAGAAGCAGGTTTAAAGAAATACGGGTATGAAATCCGGGACGTGTCGGAAATTATTGTTACTCATTTTCACCCGGACCACTTTGGTTTAGCTCAGTACCTTGCTCACAAAGCTAATATTCCCATTCGCATACACCCTTTAGAGTTATATTCTTTAAATGAAGAACAAGAGAATGTAATGAGTATCGTTTCTAAATGGGGATTACCGAAAGAACTATTCGATGCAGTTGTCAAGCATAATTATACAATAGCGAAAAAGTTTTCTAAACAAGAAGTCCGGTTTATACCGCTCCATACCAAGGAAATTATCAAAACCGGGGATTTTGAATTTAAAGTTATTCATACCCCGGGACATTCCTTAGGGCATGTTGCTCTCTATGAGTTAAAAAATAAGTATTTTATTAGCGGAGATTTTATCTTAAAAAATATTTTTCCTAATCCCCTTATAGCTCAAGTGGAGGGGCAGAGAATTCCTACTTTGCCCCTATTCTTAAAAAGTTTAAATAATGTGTTTGAGCTTGCGGTGGAAATGGTTTTTCCGGCACACCAGGATAAGTTTTCCGAGTTATCAGAGGTAATTATCTCAATAAAAAACCATTATTTTCAAAAAACCCTTGAAGTTTACGAAGCAGTAAAAAAGCTAAAAAAAGCAAACTTATATGAAATTTCCCAGAATATCTATCCCGAGGAAATAAAAGAGCAAACGTTTTTGGTTTTAAGTAAAGTTTTAGGATGCCTGGATTTGTTGCAATCGGTTGAACTTGTTCGTGAAAATCATGGATTATACGAGATTGCGGCTAAGGACCTGTCTGGTGGGAAAAAACTATTAAATGAAAGGTACTTTCATCTTTACAAACCGGGTGAAGAAATTTAA